In Leptodesmis sichuanensis A121, the following are encoded in one genomic region:
- the mazG gene encoding nucleoside triphosphate pyrophosphohydrolase: protein MANSDSSASHTDLLHAVQHLVDVVARLRSPEGGCPWDLAQTPESLIPYVIEEAYETVDAIRSGAPQAICEELGDLLLQVVLQAQIASESDQFTLREVAQGISDKLIRRHPHVFADVEVETVEDVHRNWEQIKAVEKGHDPQVAPPLSQKLSRYSRSLPPLMASMKISQKAAAAGFEWETVEGVWDKFNEELAEFKEALDSTDKAHQEAELGDLLFTIINIARWHDLDPSAALQGTNQRFIQRLQLMEQVADRPLEDYTLAELESLWQQAKATLKQASC from the coding sequence ATGGCTAATTCTGATAGTTCAGCCTCTCATACGGATCTGCTCCACGCCGTTCAACATCTAGTAGACGTGGTGGCACGATTGCGATCGCCAGAAGGGGGATGTCCTTGGGATCTGGCTCAAACCCCTGAAAGTTTGATCCCCTACGTGATTGAAGAAGCGTATGAAACCGTAGACGCAATTCGCAGTGGTGCTCCTCAAGCGATCTGTGAGGAACTGGGGGATTTGTTACTGCAGGTGGTGTTGCAGGCGCAAATTGCCAGTGAGTCGGATCAGTTTACGTTGCGAGAAGTGGCCCAGGGCATCAGCGATAAACTGATTCGTCGCCATCCTCACGTCTTTGCGGATGTAGAGGTTGAAACCGTGGAGGATGTACACCGCAACTGGGAACAGATTAAAGCTGTGGAAAAAGGGCACGATCCCCAGGTTGCTCCACCCCTGAGTCAGAAATTAAGCCGCTATTCACGATCGCTCCCTCCCTTGATGGCCAGTATGAAAATTTCTCAGAAAGCCGCTGCGGCTGGGTTTGAGTGGGAAACCGTAGAAGGGGTCTGGGATAAATTCAACGAAGAGTTAGCAGAATTTAAAGAAGCACTGGACAGCACGGATAAGGCCCATCAGGAAGCTGAACTGGGCGATTTATTATTTACAATCATCAACATCGCCCGCTGGCATGATCTGGATCCCAGCGCGGCTCTGCAGGGCACCAATCAGCGGTTCATTCAACGGCTGCAGTTAATGGAACAAGTGGCCGATCGCCCTTTGGAAGACTATACCCTGGCCGAACTGGAAAGCCTCTGGCAACAAGCCAAAGCAACTCTGAAACAGGCATCGTGTTAG
- a CDS encoding phosphorylase family protein: MSHLNTSIHLILVPQGAECRAVCRGLRGVSHPPSVLPVPAGPVPLARHLQTLWEAGVMTAGQRVLVMGVCGGLVPDLAVGDRVLYQNCASTTADGSRLECDRALTEQLHQHLMGEIKVVQAVTSDRVIATPTDKQQLAQQFQADVVDMEGFPALSLLQSWGVAVAMVRVVSDDSQHTIPDLSSVFDEQGSLRPLVLTRALIRQPIAGFRLIQGSLRGFQELQTVTRRLFIPKSPHSDRCP; this comes from the coding sequence TTGAGCCACTTGAACACTTCCATCCACCTTATCCTGGTGCCCCAAGGGGCTGAATGCCGTGCCGTCTGCCGGGGATTACGCGGAGTCAGCCACCCTCCATCCGTGTTGCCTGTCCCTGCTGGGCCTGTCCCTCTGGCGCGACATTTACAAACGCTGTGGGAAGCTGGAGTGATGACGGCGGGGCAAAGGGTTTTGGTGATGGGAGTGTGTGGGGGGCTGGTTCCGGATCTGGCCGTAGGCGATCGGGTGCTATATCAGAACTGTGCCAGTACAACAGCGGATGGTTCACGGCTGGAGTGCGATCGCGCATTGACCGAGCAACTCCACCAGCATCTGATGGGCGAGATTAAAGTGGTTCAGGCTGTAACCAGCGATCGCGTAATTGCAACTCCGACAGATAAACAACAGTTAGCCCAGCAATTTCAAGCTGATGTGGTGGACATGGAAGGCTTCCCGGCATTGTCTCTGCTGCAGTCCTGGGGAGTGGCTGTGGCAATGGTACGGGTCGTCAGTGATGATAGTCAGCACACCATTCCCGATCTTTCCTCGGTCTTTGATGAGCAGGGTTCCCTGCGTCCTCTGGTGCTGACTCGTGCTCTGATACGACAGCCGATCGCAGGTTTTCGCCTGATTCAAGGTTCCTTAAGGGGCTTCCA